One part of the uncultured Bacteroides sp. genome encodes these proteins:
- a CDS encoding LptF/LptG family permease — MLRIKKLDIFVIKSFALLFFGTFFICLFIFMMQFLWRYVDDLVGKGLAISVLSEFFFYAILTLVPTALPLAILLASLMTFGNFGERYELLAIKAAGISLIRVMAPLIVFTVFLCSTSFYFQNVIAPKAQVKLFTLLFSMKQKSPELEIPEGVFYDEIEGYNLYVKHKNKETGALYNLMIYNFSDGFDNAHIIVADSGKLEMTADKKYLRLHLYSGEMFENLKSQSSSIQNVPYRRESFSEKHTIIEFNSNFNMIDESFMNNQYQSKNMTELQTAVDSMNHLVDSVGKTFYKEAITSTYRSRDNFNKEDTLKIRKAKLTAINTDSVFNNLSLSDKQRAVANALSTSQSIGNDWKFKSFNTVDTDKRIRRHEMEWHKKIALSISCLIFFFIGAPLGGIIRKGGLGMPVVISILIFIIYYIIDTTGAKMARNGTWIIWTAMWISTFILAPVGIFLTYKSNNDSVVLNIDTYINWIRKVIGIRDTRHLAKKEVIIEDPDYLEEDKNMELLNDKCEEYISNNKLKRAPNYFNIWTKNEKDEEIVAINEQLEAIVEKLANTKYTKILGTLNNYPILSVHAHRCPFNMPTFNKITGIIVPIGLIYYFRIWAFRIRLYKDLKLINKVNRDLQDIIRTICNK, encoded by the coding sequence ATGCTACGCATAAAGAAATTAGATATATTCGTTATCAAGAGTTTCGCACTCCTTTTCTTTGGGACGTTCTTCATTTGTCTCTTCATTTTTATGATGCAGTTTTTATGGAGATACGTCGACGATTTAGTTGGTAAAGGATTAGCGATAAGCGTATTATCAGAGTTTTTCTTTTACGCAATATTAACTTTGGTTCCTACTGCGCTTCCTCTTGCTATCTTACTTGCTTCATTGATGACTTTCGGTAATTTTGGTGAAAGATATGAGTTACTCGCTATAAAAGCAGCCGGAATTTCATTGATCAGAGTAATGGCTCCTCTTATTGTCTTTACAGTATTTCTATGTTCCACTTCCTTTTATTTTCAAAATGTTATAGCTCCCAAGGCCCAAGTAAAACTATTTACTTTGCTTTTCTCTATGAAGCAAAAATCGCCGGAGCTAGAAATTCCAGAAGGAGTTTTTTATGATGAAATCGAAGGTTATAACCTTTATGTTAAGCATAAAAACAAAGAGACGGGAGCGTTATATAATTTAATGATCTACAATTTTTCTGATGGCTTTGACAATGCACATATCATTGTTGCAGATTCTGGTAAACTGGAAATGACAGCAGACAAAAAATATCTGAGACTGCACCTGTATAGCGGAGAAATGTTTGAGAATCTTAAATCACAGAGCAGTTCCATACAAAATGTACCATATCGAAGGGAAAGTTTTAGTGAGAAACACACTATCATAGAATTCAATTCAAACTTTAATATGATTGACGAAAGCTTCATGAACAATCAGTATCAAAGTAAGAATATGACAGAGCTTCAAACTGCAGTAGATTCAATGAACCATTTGGTTGACAGCGTTGGAAAAACATTCTATAAAGAAGCAATAACAAGTACTTATCGCTCAAGAGATAATTTCAATAAAGAGGATACACTCAAAATAAGAAAAGCAAAATTGACTGCAATAAATACAGATAGCGTCTTTAATAATCTTTCCTTATCAGACAAACAACGGGCTGTGGCAAACGCATTAAGCACGTCACAAAGTATAGGTAATGACTGGAAATTTAAGAGTTTCAACACTGTTGATACAGACAAGCGCATCCGTAGACACGAAATGGAGTGGCATAAAAAAATAGCCCTTTCTATTTCCTGTTTAATATTCTTCTTTATAGGTGCTCCTTTAGGTGGTATCATTAGAAAAGGAGGTTTAGGCATGCCGGTTGTGATCTCCATTTTAATCTTTATTATTTATTATATTATTGATACAACCGGAGCCAAAATGGCCAGAAATGGTACATGGATTATTTGGACTGCAATGTGGATAAGTACATTTATCTTAGCTCCAGTGGGAATATTTCTCACTTATAAATCAAATAATGATTCCGTTGTATTAAATATAGATACATATATAAATTGGATCAGAAAAGTTATCGGTATACGAGACACTCGTCATCTGGCTAAAAAAGAAGTAATCATTGAAGACCCCGACTATCTAGAAGAAGATAAGAATATGGAACTACTAAATGATAAGTGTGAAGAATATATATCAAATAATAAACTTAAACGTGCGCCAAACTATTTCAATATCTGGACCAAAAATGAAAAAGATGAAGAAATTGTGGCTATCAATGAACAGCTGGAAGCTATTGTTGAAAAGCTTGCTAATACTAAATATACGAAAATTCTAGGAACACTGAACAACTACCCTATCTTGTCTGTTCATGCTCATAGATGCCCTTTCAACATGCCTACATTCAATAAAATAACCGGTATAATAGTGCCAATAGGGTTAATCTATTATTTTAGAATATGGGCTTTCAGAATTAGGTTATATAAAGATCTGAAATTAATAAATAAGGTAAACAGAGATTTACAAGATATAATAAGAACAATTTGTAACAAGTAA
- a CDS encoding bifunctional 3,4-dihydroxy-2-butanone-4-phosphate synthase/GTP cyclohydrolase II translates to MEDIKLNTIEEAIEDFREGKFIIVVDDEDRENEGDFIIAAEKITPEKVNFMLTYGRGVLCAPITEERCEELDLEMQVSTNTSIYETPFTVTVDLLDGCTTGVSMHDRAATIKALADPNTNPGSFGRPGHVNPLRAKSRGVLRRSGHTEATVDMARLAGLYPAGALIEIINEDGTMARLPQLMEVSKKFGIKIITIKDLIAYRLKMESIVEKGDEVDMPTEFGHFRLIPFRQKSNGLEHIALIKGEWTENESILVRMHSSCMTGDIFASNRCDCGEQLHKAMSEIEKAGKGVVVYMNQEGRGIGLMNKIRAYKLQEEGLDTVDANLHLGFKADERDYGVGAEILREIGVHKMKLLTNNPVKRIGLEAYGLEIVENVAIEVTPNEYNLRYLKTKKDRMGHALHFTK, encoded by the coding sequence ATGGAAGATATAAAGTTAAATACAATCGAAGAAGCAATAGAAGACTTTCGTGAAGGTAAATTTATAATTGTTGTTGATGATGAAGATCGTGAAAATGAAGGCGATTTTATTATTGCAGCTGAAAAAATAACACCGGAAAAAGTAAATTTCATGTTGACTTACGGACGCGGTGTCTTGTGTGCTCCTATTACAGAAGAACGTTGTGAAGAGTTAGACCTGGAAATGCAGGTTTCTACTAACACTTCAATATACGAAACACCATTCACTGTTACAGTAGACTTACTAGATGGATGTACTACAGGAGTTTCAATGCACGACAGAGCAGCCACTATCAAAGCATTGGCCGATCCTAACACAAATCCAGGTAGTTTTGGCCGTCCTGGACACGTCAATCCACTAAGAGCAAAATCGCGTGGAGTACTTCGTCGCTCAGGACATACAGAAGCAACAGTTGACATGGCACGTTTAGCAGGTCTTTATCCAGCCGGAGCTTTAATTGAAATAATCAATGAAGACGGCACAATGGCTCGTTTACCACAACTTATGGAAGTTTCTAAAAAATTCGGCATAAAAATCATTACTATTAAAGATCTTATAGCATATCGCTTAAAGATGGAGTCGATCGTAGAAAAAGGAGACGAAGTTGACATGCCTACTGAATTCGGACATTTCCGCCTTATCCCTTTCCGCCAAAAATCGAACGGACTTGAACATATTGCTTTGATAAAAGGTGAGTGGACAGAAAACGAGTCTATTTTGGTAAGAATGCACTCTTCCTGTATGACTGGTGACATATTTGCATCCAACCGTTGCGACTGTGGAGAGCAGTTGCATAAAGCAATGTCTGAGATAGAAAAAGCTGGCAAAGGCGTTGTTGTATATATGAATCAGGAAGGCCGTGGCATTGGACTTATGAATAAAATAAGAGCATATAAATTGCAGGAAGAAGGACTTGACACAGTTGATGCGAACCTGCACTTAGGCTTCAAGGCAGATGAACGTGATTATGGTGTAGGTGCAGAAATACTACGGGAAATAGGCGTACATAAAATGAAATTACTTACTAATAACCCTGTTAAGCGTATTGGACTAGAAGCTTATGGCCTGGAAATAGTAGAGAATGTAGCCATTGAAGTTACACCCAATGAGTATAACTTACGATATCTGAAAACAAAAAAAGATCGTATGGGGCACGCTTTGCATTTTACAAAGTGA